In Microbacterium lushaniae, the following are encoded in one genomic region:
- a CDS encoding DUF503 domain-containing protein: MWVGWIAFDLLLGDVHSLKEKRSILRPILAGLSRRTEAAAAETGAHDLHRRAEIGVAVVAESPAHVRDVLDTAERVMAEHPEATLLSARRGLHSSDD; the protein is encoded by the coding sequence ATGTGGGTCGGATGGATCGCGTTCGACCTGCTGCTGGGCGACGTGCACTCGCTGAAGGAGAAGCGCAGCATCCTGCGCCCCATCCTGGCCGGCCTCAGCCGGCGCACGGAGGCGGCGGCCGCCGAGACGGGCGCGCACGACCTGCACCGCCGCGCGGAGATCGGCGTCGCGGTCGTCGCCGAGTCGCCCGCGCACGTGCGGGACGTGCTCGACACCGCCGAGCGCGTGATGGCCGAGCATCCCGAGGCGACCCTGCTCTCGGCCAGACGCGGGCTGCATTCCAGCGACGACTGA
- a CDS encoding glycine cleavage system protein R: MTTLVLTLVGDDRAGIVAAVATIVDAAGGNWESSQLAELAGAFAGIVEVSVPDERADELREALSGMDGLVTVTTVAAASAAHAPARHIALQVLGNDRPGIVREITAALSTHGLSIDRMTTEVRDAAMSGGRLFEASIEARVPAGLNVEDVRGELERVAAEIQVDLAVSD; this comes from the coding sequence ATGACCACGCTCGTCCTCACCCTCGTCGGCGACGATCGCGCCGGCATCGTCGCCGCCGTCGCGACGATCGTCGATGCCGCGGGAGGCAACTGGGAGAGCAGCCAGCTCGCGGAGCTCGCGGGGGCGTTCGCGGGCATCGTCGAGGTCTCGGTGCCCGACGAACGCGCCGACGAGTTGCGTGAAGCGCTGAGCGGTATGGACGGGCTCGTGACGGTCACCACCGTCGCCGCCGCATCCGCAGCCCACGCGCCGGCGCGGCACATCGCACTGCAGGTGCTCGGCAACGATCGCCCCGGCATCGTGCGCGAGATCACGGCTGCGCTGAGCACGCACGGCCTCAGCATCGACCGGATGACCACCGAGGTGCGGGATGCGGCGATGTCGGGCGGCCGGCTGTTCGAAGCGTCGATCGAGGCACGGGTTCCGGCAGGGCTGAACGTGGAAGACGTCCGCGGTGAGCTCGAGCGCGTGGCCGCGGAGATCCAGGTCGACCTCGCCGTCAGCGACTGA
- a CDS encoding FUSC family protein, whose amino-acid sequence MRIPATFRSPRRGPLLQVLKSAVAVVAAWILAAWLVQGPLPVFAAIAALLVVQPSLNQSFTKAIERSIGVVAGVVIASVLGILLGTHPWVTLLATAVALLAAWALKLTPGTSNQVGISALLVLSLGTATPGYAVDRVLETLIGAAIGFLVNLAVVPPVAIGPARDKSDGLGIEIADALDRLAGALSHPRTRAELEELLLTARLLRPMRDAAEKAIDEANDSLTFNPRGRRVRTAVARAQEELDMFGPISTQVIGMTRAVVDRYDPSIVDEPSVRAIAEQLRRAAHDVRLRVSAGAVAGPAETPPAEPPALTRPLQVAAPSADHWVLVGSLLVDLHRIHENLVGD is encoded by the coding sequence ATGCGCATTCCCGCGACCTTCCGATCCCCCCGGCGCGGGCCGCTGCTGCAGGTGCTGAAGTCGGCCGTCGCGGTCGTCGCGGCGTGGATCCTCGCCGCGTGGCTCGTGCAGGGCCCGCTGCCGGTGTTCGCGGCGATCGCCGCGCTGCTGGTGGTGCAGCCGAGCCTCAATCAGTCGTTCACGAAGGCCATCGAACGCAGTATCGGGGTGGTCGCCGGCGTCGTCATCGCGTCGGTGCTCGGCATCCTGCTGGGCACCCACCCGTGGGTGACGCTGCTGGCCACCGCCGTAGCGCTCCTGGCGGCATGGGCGCTCAAGCTCACCCCGGGAACGTCGAACCAGGTGGGCATCAGCGCGCTGCTCGTGCTGTCGCTGGGCACGGCGACGCCGGGGTACGCGGTCGACCGCGTTCTGGAGACCCTCATCGGCGCCGCGATCGGCTTCCTCGTGAACCTCGCCGTCGTGCCGCCGGTGGCGATCGGCCCCGCTCGCGACAAGAGCGACGGGCTCGGCATCGAGATCGCCGACGCGCTCGACCGCCTGGCGGGCGCACTGTCCCATCCCCGCACCAGGGCGGAGCTGGAGGAGCTGCTGCTGACCGCGCGACTGCTCCGGCCCATGCGAGACGCCGCCGAGAAGGCCATCGACGAAGCCAATGACTCCCTCACGTTCAACCCGCGGGGGCGTCGAGTGCGAACCGCCGTCGCCCGCGCGCAGGAGGAACTCGACATGTTCGGACCGATCAGCACGCAGGTGATCGGGATGACCCGTGCCGTCGTCGACCGCTACGACCCGAGCATCGTCGACGAGCCGTCGGTACGGGCCATCGCCGAGCAGCTGCGCCGCGCGGCCCACGACGTGCGGCTGCGGGTGTCAGCCGGCGCGGTCGCCGGCCCGGCCGAGACGCCCCCCGCCGAGCCGCCCGCCCTCACCCGGCCGCTGCAGGTGGCCGCGCCGTCAGCCGATCACTGGGTGCTCGTGGGATCGCTGCTGGTCGACCTGCACCGCATCCACGAGAACCTCGTCGGCGACTGA
- a CDS encoding TraR/DksA family transcriptional regulator — protein sequence MPDLELMRRDVLTRLERLGADERSLLHDRADGTADDEHDPEGSTLSGEWSRVDALRRAALGELAEIDAAMARLADGTYGICARCGRPIPAERMEVRPTAHLCVACA from the coding sequence ATGCCGGATCTGGAGCTCATGCGCCGCGACGTCCTGACGCGGCTCGAGCGCCTGGGCGCCGACGAGCGCTCCCTGTTGCACGACCGGGCCGACGGTACCGCCGACGACGAACACGACCCGGAGGGCTCGACGCTGTCGGGGGAGTGGTCGCGCGTGGACGCCCTGCGCCGGGCGGCGCTGGGCGAACTGGCGGAGATCGACGCCGCCATGGCGCGGCTGGCCGACGGCACCTACGGCATCTGCGCCAGGTGCGGCCGCCCCATCCCGGCCGAGCGCATGGAGGTGCGTCCGACGGCCCACCTGTGCGTGGCCTGCGCATAG
- a CDS encoding nuclear transport factor 2 family protein, producing the protein MTRTSDWLAGYQRAWRTKRPDDVRALFTDDAEYWFRPDDPAPAIGIDAIVAMWGEDEPAEPVYDLRVLIENDDLGIVTGWVDYPGHERYSNLWEVHFASDGRARRFVEWFMAPRASAS; encoded by the coding sequence ATGACACGTACGAGCGACTGGCTCGCCGGCTACCAGCGAGCGTGGCGCACCAAGCGCCCCGATGACGTCCGCGCCCTGTTCACCGACGACGCCGAATACTGGTTCCGCCCCGACGATCCCGCCCCGGCGATCGGAATCGACGCCATCGTGGCGATGTGGGGTGAGGACGAGCCCGCCGAGCCCGTGTACGACCTGCGCGTGCTCATCGAGAACGACGACCTGGGCATCGTCACGGGATGGGTCGACTACCCCGGTCACGAGAGGTACTCGAACCTGTGGGAGGTGCACTTCGCCTCCGACGGCCGTGCTCGGCGGTTCGTGGAGTGGTTCATGGCGCCACGCGCGTCGGCGTCCTGA
- a CDS encoding endonuclease/exonuclease/phosphatase family protein: protein MPDNDALIGPVPAPQLSVMTFNVLRARKGSAGWLRRRDSMRALLRREQPTILGAQEVLPHQADVVRDALGASYRFVGRGRDADGGGEGCPVFWDDARLELVDWDQRALSARPDVAGSRSWGTLFPRILTRVQFTDRATGARLLMINTHLDVLSPLARARSAAILADNAGDGAALITGDFNAGPESAPRRRLDAAGFADTWALASTHLTREWGTYASRRRPRSGGTRIDAIHARGFDVVSAGIGARPVRGGRASDHLPVQVVVRMRGAVA from the coding sequence GTGCCTGACAACGACGCCCTGATCGGGCCGGTGCCGGCGCCACAGCTGTCCGTCATGACGTTCAACGTGCTGCGTGCGCGCAAGGGCTCTGCGGGCTGGCTGCGGCGACGCGACAGCATGCGCGCGCTGCTGCGCCGTGAGCAGCCGACGATCCTCGGCGCGCAGGAGGTGCTGCCGCATCAGGCGGACGTGGTGCGCGACGCGCTGGGCGCCTCGTACCGCTTCGTCGGCCGGGGCCGCGACGCCGACGGTGGGGGCGAGGGCTGCCCCGTGTTCTGGGACGATGCCCGCCTCGAACTGGTCGACTGGGACCAGCGTGCCCTTTCGGCACGGCCCGACGTCGCGGGTTCGCGGTCGTGGGGAACCCTGTTCCCCCGCATCCTCACCCGCGTGCAATTCACCGACCGCGCCACCGGGGCGCGCTTGCTGATGATCAACACGCACCTGGACGTCCTCTCCCCCCTCGCCCGGGCGCGCTCGGCAGCGATCCTGGCCGACAACGCCGGAGACGGCGCAGCCCTGATCACGGGGGACTTCAACGCCGGGCCCGAGTCCGCCCCGCGGCGACGGCTGGACGCCGCCGGATTCGCCGACACGTGGGCGCTCGCGAGCACGCATCTCACGCGGGAGTGGGGCACGTACGCCAGCCGCCGCCGGCCGCGCTCGGGCGGCACGCGCATCGACGCGATCCACGCACGCGGCTTCGACGTCGTGAGCGCCGGCATCGGTGCCCGCCCGGTGCGCGGCGGTCGGGCGTCGGATCATCTGCCGGTGCAGGTGGTCGTGCGGATGCGGGGCGCCGTCGCATGA
- a CDS encoding HNH endonuclease signature motif containing protein has translation MENSFGPGEISPGDAARLRAGLTAARQQEAIIARAQAARIRHHAALVEVALEQTARMTSRDSREREMPMRSLAAEIAFATHVHDLTAQKELNDAYTLVAKLPATVAALEEARISQRHVTVILEVGVGVADDDVRGAWEQTVLDFAAKETPGRTKAYARELAEAVNPVGMDERHACAAKTRGVSILDLDDGMALLQLRLPAAIAYGIRDRIRQQARVIRDEANAERARRGDDNTAAPDAAPDVEPAVDDARTLAQIGADVAADMLLTGAPAVDPTTGDHYPGGLGAVRAHVQVVVPVLTLLGAVGSGASLHGQVPIDPDTARRLTAHAPGWDRVLVHPVTGTVLEVDRYTPRPDQRRFLQARDQHCRGFGCRQPAHRCQIDHNHEHHDGGPTAVGNLSHLCVRHHTLKTETAWTVRQRADGTLEFTSPLGSTYTDEPPPRVVFIPDAGPPPF, from the coding sequence ATGGAAAACAGCTTCGGGCCTGGGGAAATATCCCCCGGCGATGCCGCCCGCCTGCGGGCCGGCCTGACCGCCGCACGGCAGCAGGAAGCCATCATCGCCCGGGCACAGGCGGCGCGGATCCGCCATCACGCCGCCCTCGTCGAGGTCGCCCTGGAGCAGACGGCGCGCATGACCTCGCGCGATTCTCGTGAGCGCGAGATGCCCATGCGCTCGCTCGCCGCCGAGATCGCCTTCGCGACGCACGTGCACGACCTCACGGCGCAGAAGGAACTGAACGACGCGTACACGCTCGTGGCGAAGCTGCCTGCCACGGTGGCGGCGTTGGAGGAGGCGCGCATCTCCCAGCGGCACGTCACCGTGATCCTCGAGGTGGGCGTCGGCGTCGCAGACGACGATGTGCGCGGGGCGTGGGAGCAGACGGTTCTCGACTTCGCCGCCAAGGAGACGCCGGGTCGGACGAAGGCGTACGCACGTGAGCTCGCCGAGGCCGTCAACCCGGTGGGGATGGATGAGCGCCACGCGTGCGCAGCGAAGACCCGTGGGGTCAGCATCCTCGATCTCGACGACGGGATGGCCCTCCTCCAGCTGCGCCTTCCCGCCGCCATCGCGTACGGGATCCGCGACCGCATCCGGCAGCAGGCCCGCGTGATCCGCGACGAGGCCAACGCCGAGCGCGCGCGCCGCGGCGACGACAACACGGCCGCACCGGATGCGGCGCCCGACGTCGAGCCGGCGGTCGATGACGCGCGCACCCTCGCGCAGATCGGCGCGGATGTGGCCGCAGACATGCTCCTCACCGGCGCACCCGCCGTCGACCCCACCACCGGCGACCACTACCCGGGCGGGCTCGGCGCGGTTCGGGCCCACGTGCAGGTGGTCGTGCCGGTCCTCACTCTCCTCGGCGCCGTCGGCTCCGGTGCGAGCCTGCACGGACAGGTCCCGATCGACCCCGACACCGCCCGGCGGCTCACCGCCCACGCTCCCGGGTGGGATCGGGTGCTGGTCCATCCCGTCACCGGCACGGTCCTCGAGGTCGACCGGTACACACCCCGCCCCGATCAGAGACGGTTCCTGCAGGCGCGCGACCAGCACTGCCGCGGCTTCGGATGCCGCCAGCCGGCGCACCGCTGTCAGATCGACCACAATCACGAGCACCACGACGGCGGTCCGACTGCGGTCGGCAACCTCTCGCACCTGTGCGTCCGCCACCACACCCTCAAGACGGAGACGGCGTGGACGGTGCGGCAGCGCGCCGACGGGACGCTGGAGTTCACCAGCCCCCTCGGCAGCACCTACACCGACGAACCCCCACCCCGCGTGGTGTTCATCCCCGACGCAGGCCCGCCGCCCTTCTGA
- a CDS encoding DUF3054 domain-containing protein yields the protein MSTRRAALGAFALDALLVTVFAAIGRATHEGDPFGPGGSGLAQTAWPFLVSLVAGWLIVLAWRRPAAALRTGVPVWAITVAGGMLLRAVSGQGTAVAFIVVAAVTLLAFLVGWRAIAALRRR from the coding sequence ATGTCGACTCGCCGCGCCGCACTGGGCGCCTTCGCTCTGGACGCCCTCCTCGTGACGGTCTTCGCCGCCATCGGCCGCGCCACGCACGAGGGCGACCCGTTCGGCCCGGGCGGCTCCGGTCTGGCGCAGACGGCATGGCCCTTCCTCGTCTCCCTCGTCGCGGGGTGGCTGATCGTCCTGGCGTGGCGCCGCCCTGCCGCTGCCCTGCGCACCGGCGTGCCGGTGTGGGCGATCACAGTCGCCGGCGGGATGCTGCTGCGCGCGGTGTCGGGACAGGGCACCGCCGTGGCCTTCATCGTCGTGGCCGCCGTGACGCTCCTGGCCTTCCTGGTCGGGTGGCGCGCCATCGCTGCCCTGCGCAGACGGTGA